CCGGTGATCTGTATCAGCTCGTCAAGGGCTTTCCGGGAAGGTTTTTTTATTGCATTGAGCGGGATACCGCCTCTTTTGACCCTGCTGATAAAAGGTCCTTCGAGATGCAACCCCAGAAGGTTAGCTCCCCCCAGGTCCTGGCCCACGAGTTGCCCCGTGATTTTGAGGTGCTCGTTGCCGATCTCAGGGCGGGTCATGGCCGTGGCCAGGAAGCTGGTGATTCCCAGCCGGGCAAGGGTAGTGGAGATAGTGTTGAGGGCCTGGGGCGTGCCGTGCGACGTGTCACCGCCACCGGCACCATGAATGTGGACGTCAATAAGTCCAGGGATGGTAGTGCGACCGTCGGCATCTATAATGGGGGATTGATCCATATCGGTATCAACGCTGCCGAGGCGGGCAATCTTGCCAGCGATGATCAAAATATCCGTCGGTTGTTCCCGGGACAGCTGATTGTATAGCCGGCAGTTGCGGATGATCAAATGGTCGTGCATTCGATAATGTTGGGTAGATTAACTAAATATGTTACTAAAATTACGAGGGCGCTGACATGCTATATTAAGAGAAATGAGGAGCCCCTGCCTTTATGAGACAGTAACTGGCTCGTAATTGGATGTTGTTCTTTGGGGGAAGTATCATTGAGTGTGTACGAACCGCGTTGATTTCCCGGTTAAGTTCCGCCCGTATGGTTGCTCCCGCTAACATGCCACTGTAAACCTGCATATATATTGGATGGTACCCATGAAATCTCTTTACGCCACTTATGTTCTCCTACTACTGTATCCATTGGCTAATCTGACAGGTCAGCGTGGACCAATTACGAGTTCGCAGCTGCATCTGATGCCTGTACCGGCCAAGTTTGAGTTAAGAGACGGCCGTTTCAGAGTGACGGAGGAATTCGCGTTAGCCGTGAGTGGCCCGGAAGCTAGCCGGGTTTATGGTGGCGCAACCCGCATGCTCCGGCGTCTGTCCGGGCGAACGGGTTTCTTCTTTTCCCAGGCTTTTATTGGCACAGATGATACTACCAGTCGTGCGCCGCTGAAGCTAGAGTGGCAACGCATTGGCCAGGTGGTCCTCGGCGAAGTCGAATCGTATACCCTGGAGGTGACCCGTGATCAGATCACCCTTGCCGCCGAGACCGACATCGGTATTGTGAGGGGGCTGGAAACCCTGCTGCAGCTGTTAGCCGTGGACCGTAGGGGGTATTATTTCCCGGCTATCAGGATCGAAGATGCCCCCCGGTTTCCGTGGCGCGGTCTGTTGATTGATGCTTGCCGCCATTTTATGCCCGTAGAGGTTATTAAGCGCAACCTTGATGGTATGGCGGCCGTTAAGCTGAACGTGCTGCACTGGCACTTAAGTGAAGACCAGGGCTTCCGGGTTGAGTCCCGGACGCACCCCAGGCTGCATCAGCTGGGATCGGATGGGCTCTATTATACCCAGGAACAGATAAAGGAGGTTATTGCCTATGCCGATGCTCGGGGCATCCGGGTCATGCCTGAATTCGATATCCCCGGCCATGCCACCAGCTGGTTGGTCGCTTACCCCGAGCTGGCCAGCGCCCCGGGCCCTTATACGATTGAGCGTAAATGGGGCATATTTGACCCCACCATGGATCCAACCCGGGAAGAGACCTATGCTTTTCTGGATGCTTTCTTTAAGGAGATGAGCACCCTGTTTCCTGACCAGTATATGCACATCGGGGGTGATGAGGTCAATGGCAACCAGTGGAACGCCAATCCTGAGATTCAGGCCTTCATGCGTGCCCACCAGTTACCCGATAACCATGCTCTCCAGAGCTACTTCAATCGTCGGGTGCTTAAGATTCTCACCAGTTACGGCCGCAAGTTGGTCGGTTGGGATGAGATTTTCCATCCGGATTTGCCTACCAATATTGTTATCCAATCGTGGCGGGGGCAGGAGGCTTTGGTGGAAGCGGCCCGGCGGGGATACCAGAGCATCCTGTCCAATGGCTATTACATCGACCTCATCCAGCCCACCGGCTATCACTATCTCAACGATCCCGTTCCCGAGGGGGCTGAACTCATCGGTGAAGAACAGGCTAATATTCTGGGTGGTGAGGCCACTATGTGGGCCGAGTTTGTTACTCCGGAAACGATAGATTCCCGGATCTGGCCTCGTCTGGCAGCCATTGCCGAGCGGCTGTGGTCTCCCGCCCACGTTCGGGAGGTTGAGGATATGTATCGTCGCCTGGACGAGGTGAGTTTTCATCTGGAAGAGCTGGGCCTGACTCACGAAAGGAACTATCCCCTGATGCTGCGACGATTATCGAACAACGCTGACACTGAGCCTTTGAAAGTATTGGTTGACGTTATTGAGCCGGTGAAGATATATAACCGGCCCCGGCAGCGGGAGTATACATCTTATTCACCGCTGACGCGGGTGGTGGATGCCGCCCGCCCGGATGCTAGAGTGGCCCGGAACTTCCGGCGGCTGGTCAAGGATTACCTGCTTACGAAGCAGGCCCATCCAGTTCCTAGAAAACGGTTTCTGGCTTTCGGGCGTAAAGAGCGCTCTCCGCAGGCTGAAGAGATTGCGACCTGGCTGGCCTTGTGGCGGGACAACCATGCCCGCCTGAAGGTGATCATCGTCCAGTCACCTATCCTGAAGGAAATCGAGACGCTCTCTGCAGACCTGGGATATATCTCAGCGACGGGATTGGAGGCATTGGAGTATCTTGAGGCGGGGAAGCGGGCCTCAAGGAAGTGGGTGCAAGAAAAGCGTCAACAGATTGAAGCCGCCAATCAGCCTCGCGGGCAGGTGGAACTGATGGTGATAAGCGCCATTGATGCTTTAGTCCAGGCGGCGGGCGGTGTGTTTCCAACAGAGGCGGATTAAATTGACTCCAGTGATTCAGCTGTATCGGATGGCAACAGGTAACCTTCAGGACACCCAGAAGCGAGGTGACTTTGCGGTGTCACTCGTAGCTACCAATAAACTGAAAGGAAACTGCGGATGGCATGGGAAAGGGTAAAATGGTTCATTTTCATTTTGGTGGCCATCGTCGTAGTAACGGCTGGGCCCTACGCGGATGCGCAAAACAGGCCTGACGTAAGCAAGCCGATTGAGTTGTTGATCAGGTGCGACGATATCGGGATGAGTCACGCCGTCAACCAGGCCCTCAGGCAGGTCATTCAAACCGGACTGCCCTTTTCAGCGTCGGTTATGTTCGCTTGTCCCTGGTATCAGGAGGCGGTGGATATTCTTAAGGAGCACCCGGAAGTATCGGTGGGGGTGCACCTTACCCTGAATGCTGAGTGGAAAAACTACAAGTGGGGTCCGGTGGCGGACAGAGGAAAGGTTGCCAGCCTGGTGGATGAAGCGGGCCATTTCTTTCCCAGCCGGGACCAGCTCTATGCCAACAAGCCCAAAGTATCGCATGTGAGAAGGGAGCTCCGGGCCCAGATAGAAAGGGCGCTGGCGACGGGATTGCGCCTTGACTACGTTGACTATCACATGGGCACAGCCGTGTCCACGCCGGCGTTCCGGGCCGTGGTTGAAAAGCTGGCCCGGAAGTACGGTTTGGGCATTTCGCGTTATTTTGGTGAAGTGGATGCGCGGGGCATATACAATGT
The Candidatus Neomarinimicrobiota bacterium DNA segment above includes these coding regions:
- a CDS encoding beta-N-acetylhexosaminidase, whose product is MPVPAKFELRDGRFRVTEEFALAVSGPEASRVYGGATRMLRRLSGRTGFFFSQAFIGTDDTTSRAPLKLEWQRIGQVVLGEVESYTLEVTRDQITLAAETDIGIVRGLETLLQLLAVDRRGYYFPAIRIEDAPRFPWRGLLIDACRHFMPVEVIKRNLDGMAAVKLNVLHWHLSEDQGFRVESRTHPRLHQLGSDGLYYTQEQIKEVIAYADARGIRVMPEFDIPGHATSWLVAYPELASAPGPYTIERKWGIFDPTMDPTREETYAFLDAFFKEMSTLFPDQYMHIGGDEVNGNQWNANPEIQAFMRAHQLPDNHALQSYFNRRVLKILTSYGRKLVGWDEIFHPDLPTNIVIQSWRGQEALVEAARRGYQSILSNGYYIDLIQPTGYHYLNDPVPEGAELIGEEQANILGGEATMWAEFVTPETIDSRIWPRLAAIAERLWSPAHVREVEDMYRRLDEVSFHLEELGLTHERNYPLMLRRLSNNADTEPLKVLVDVIEPVKIYNRPRQREYTSYSPLTRVVDAARPDARVARNFRRLVKDYLLTKQAHPVPRKRFLAFGRKERSPQAEEIATWLALWRDNHARLKVIIVQSPILKEIETLSADLGYISATGLEALEYLEAGKRASRKWVQEKRQQIEAANQPRGQVELMVISAIDALVQAAGGVFPTEAD
- a CDS encoding ChbG/HpnK family deacetylase, which gives rise to MAWERVKWFIFILVAIVVVTAGPYADAQNRPDVSKPIELLIRCDDIGMSHAVNQALRQVIQTGLPFSASVMFACPWYQEAVDILKEHPEVSVGVHLTLNAEWKNYKWGPVADRGKVASLVDEAGHFFPSRDQLYANKPKVSHVRRELRAQIERALATGLRLDYVDYHMGTAVSTPAFRAVVEKLARKYGLGISRYFGEVDARGIYNVPYEYKTDSLVVFLQELEPEVVNLLVFHIGQDTPELSALQDLNPHGLPEMSKHRSAELEALCSEEFKAGLEALRIHLITYREFITRMGLDNMRRPADTGY